Proteins encoded within one genomic window of Microtus ochrogaster isolate Prairie Vole_2 linkage group LG4, MicOch1.0, whole genome shotgun sequence:
- the LOC101986200 gene encoding 40S ribosomal protein S11-like, translating to MADIQTECVYQKQPMIFQNKKRVLLGETGKEKLPRYYKNIGLGFKTPKEAIEGTYIDKKCLFTGNVSIRGRILSSVVTKMKMQRTIFIRRDYLHYIRKYNRFEKRHKNMSVHLSPCFRDVQIGDIVTVGECRPLSKTAFQCAQGH from the coding sequence ATGGCGGATATTCAGACCGAATGTGTGTACCAAAAGCAGCCCATGATCTTCCAAAACAAGAAGCGTGTTCTGCTTGGAGAAACCGGCAAGGAAAAACTCCCTCGGTACTATAAGAACATCGGTCTGGGCTTCAAAACGCCCAAGGAGGCCATCGAGGGCACCTACATTGACAAGAAATGCCTCTTTACTGGCAACGTCTCCATCCGAGGTCGGATCCTGTCCAGTGTCGTGACCAAGATGAAGATGCAGAGGACCATTTTCATCCGCCGGGACTATCTTCATTACATCCGAAAGTACAATCGCTTTGAGAAACGCCACAAGAACATGTCCGTGCACCTGTCCCCCTGTTTCAGGGATGTACAGATCGGTGACATTGTCACTGTGGGAGAGTGCAGGCCCCTGAGCAAGACTGCGTTTCAATGTGCTCAAGGTCACTAA